In Poecile atricapillus isolate bPoeAtr1 chromosome 22, bPoeAtr1.hap1, whole genome shotgun sequence, a genomic segment contains:
- the KCNAB2 gene encoding voltage-gated potassium channel subunit beta-2 isoform X1, translating to MYPESTTDSPARLSLRQTGSPGMIYSARYGSPKRQLQFYRNLGKSGLRVSCLGLGTWVTFGGQITDEMAEQLMTLAYDNGINLFDTAEVYAAGKAEVVLGNIIKKKGWRRSSLVITTKIFWGGKAETERGLSRKHIIEGLKASLERLQLEYVDVVFANRPDPNTPMEETVRAMTHVINQGMAMYWGTSRWSSMEIMEAYSVARQFNLIPPICEQAEYHMFQREKVEVQLPELFHKIGVGAMTWSPLACGIVSGKYDGGIPPYSRASLKGYQWLKDKILSEEGRRQQAKLKELQAIAERLGCTLPQLAIAWCLRNEGVSSVLLGASNADQLMENIGAIQVLPKLSSSIVHEIDSILGNKPYSKKDYRS from the exons aTGTATCCCGAATCCACCACTGACTCCCCAGCGCGACTCTCGCTGCGGCAGACGGGCTCCCCAGGGATGATTTACAG CGCAAGATACGGGAGCCCCAAGCGCCAGCTCCAGTTCTACAG GAACCTCGGGAAGTCTGGGCTACGTGTGTCCTGCCTGGGTCTGG gAACATGGGTGACTTTTGGAGGGCAGATCACAGATGAG ATGGCGGAGCAGCTGATGACTTTAGCTTATGACAACGGCATTAATCTCTTCGATACGGCAGAAGTCTATGCTGCTGGCAA GGCTGAGGTGGTGCTGGGGAACATCATCAAGAAGAAAGGGTGGAG ACGGTCCAGCCTGGTCATCACCACCAAAATCTTCTGGGGAGGAAA GGCTGAGACAGAGAGGGGCCTGTCCCGAAAACACATCATAGAAG GTCTGAAGGCATCATTGGAGCGGCTGCAGCTGGAGTACGTGGATGTGGTGTTTGCTAACCGGCCTGACCCCAACACGCCGATGGAAG AGACAGTGCGAGCCATGACCCATGTCATCAACCAGGGGATGGCCATGTACTGGGGGACCTCGCGCTGGAGCTCCATGGAGATCATG GAGGCGTACTCGGTGGCCCGGCAGTTCAACCTGATTCCACCGATCTGTGAGCAGGCCGAGTATCACATGTTTCAGCGGGAAAAGGTGGAGGTGCAGCTCCCTGAGCTCTTCCACAAGATAG GTGTTGGAGCCATGACCTGGTCCCCACTGGCCTGTGGCATTGTCTCGGGGAAGTACGATGGGGGCATCCCCCCCTACTCCCGTGCCTCGCTGAAG GGATACCAGTGGCTGAAGGACAAGATCCTGAGTGAAGAGGGCCGGCGGCAGCAGGCAaagctgaaggagctgcaggccATCGCTGAGCGCCTGGGCTGCACCCTGCCCCAGCTCGCCATCG cctggTGCCTGCGCAACGAGGGTGTCAGCTCCGTCTTACTGGGGGCCTCCAATGCCGACCAGCTGATGGAGAATATTGGAGCAATACAG GTCCTTCCAAAGCTGTCGTCTTCCATCGTCCACGAGATCGATAGCATCCTGGGCAACAAACCATACAGCAAGAAGGACTACAGATCCTAA
- the KCNAB2 gene encoding voltage-gated potassium channel subunit beta-2 isoform X2, protein MYPESTTDSPARLSLRQTGSPGMIYRNLGKSGLRVSCLGLGTWVTFGGQITDEMAEQLMTLAYDNGINLFDTAEVYAAGKAEVVLGNIIKKKGWRRSSLVITTKIFWGGKAETERGLSRKHIIEGLKASLERLQLEYVDVVFANRPDPNTPMEETVRAMTHVINQGMAMYWGTSRWSSMEIMEAYSVARQFNLIPPICEQAEYHMFQREKVEVQLPELFHKIGVGAMTWSPLACGIVSGKYDGGIPPYSRASLKGYQWLKDKILSEEGRRQQAKLKELQAIAERLGCTLPQLAIAWCLRNEGVSSVLLGASNADQLMENIGAIQVLPKLSSSIVHEIDSILGNKPYSKKDYRS, encoded by the exons aTGTATCCCGAATCCACCACTGACTCCCCAGCGCGACTCTCGCTGCGGCAGACGGGCTCCCCAGGGATGATTTACAG GAACCTCGGGAAGTCTGGGCTACGTGTGTCCTGCCTGGGTCTGG gAACATGGGTGACTTTTGGAGGGCAGATCACAGATGAG ATGGCGGAGCAGCTGATGACTTTAGCTTATGACAACGGCATTAATCTCTTCGATACGGCAGAAGTCTATGCTGCTGGCAA GGCTGAGGTGGTGCTGGGGAACATCATCAAGAAGAAAGGGTGGAG ACGGTCCAGCCTGGTCATCACCACCAAAATCTTCTGGGGAGGAAA GGCTGAGACAGAGAGGGGCCTGTCCCGAAAACACATCATAGAAG GTCTGAAGGCATCATTGGAGCGGCTGCAGCTGGAGTACGTGGATGTGGTGTTTGCTAACCGGCCTGACCCCAACACGCCGATGGAAG AGACAGTGCGAGCCATGACCCATGTCATCAACCAGGGGATGGCCATGTACTGGGGGACCTCGCGCTGGAGCTCCATGGAGATCATG GAGGCGTACTCGGTGGCCCGGCAGTTCAACCTGATTCCACCGATCTGTGAGCAGGCCGAGTATCACATGTTTCAGCGGGAAAAGGTGGAGGTGCAGCTCCCTGAGCTCTTCCACAAGATAG GTGTTGGAGCCATGACCTGGTCCCCACTGGCCTGTGGCATTGTCTCGGGGAAGTACGATGGGGGCATCCCCCCCTACTCCCGTGCCTCGCTGAAG GGATACCAGTGGCTGAAGGACAAGATCCTGAGTGAAGAGGGCCGGCGGCAGCAGGCAaagctgaaggagctgcaggccATCGCTGAGCGCCTGGGCTGCACCCTGCCCCAGCTCGCCATCG cctggTGCCTGCGCAACGAGGGTGTCAGCTCCGTCTTACTGGGGGCCTCCAATGCCGACCAGCTGATGGAGAATATTGGAGCAATACAG GTCCTTCCAAAGCTGTCGTCTTCCATCGTCCACGAGATCGATAGCATCCTGGGCAACAAACCATACAGCAAGAAGGACTACAGATCCTAA
- the KCNAB2 gene encoding voltage-gated potassium channel subunit beta-2 isoform X3: MQVSFVCSEHSIKSRSAEDRLNRQNAGSPSLGTRGKFRAVAMVARSLGQLSVQNAPSSSDSSVKQPGMKYRNLGKSGLRVSCLGLGTWVTFGGQITDEMAEQLMTLAYDNGINLFDTAEVYAAGKAEVVLGNIIKKKGWRRSSLVITTKIFWGGKAETERGLSRKHIIEGLKASLERLQLEYVDVVFANRPDPNTPMEETVRAMTHVINQGMAMYWGTSRWSSMEIMEAYSVARQFNLIPPICEQAEYHMFQREKVEVQLPELFHKIGVGAMTWSPLACGIVSGKYDGGIPPYSRASLKGYQWLKDKILSEEGRRQQAKLKELQAIAERLGCTLPQLAIAWCLRNEGVSSVLLGASNADQLMENIGAIQVLPKLSSSIVHEIDSILGNKPYSKKDYRS; this comes from the exons ATGCAGGTCTCCTTTGTGTGCTCCGAGCACAGCATCAAGAGCCGGAGCGCGGAGGACCGCCTGAACCGACAGAATGCCGGCAGCCCCAGCCTCGGCACCCGCGGCAAGTTCCGCGCGGTGGCCATGGTGGCCCgcagcctggggcagctctcGGTGCAGAACGCCCCCTCCTCCAGCGACTCCAGCGTCAAGCAGCCGGGGATGAAATACCG GAACCTCGGGAAGTCTGGGCTACGTGTGTCCTGCCTGGGTCTGG gAACATGGGTGACTTTTGGAGGGCAGATCACAGATGAG ATGGCGGAGCAGCTGATGACTTTAGCTTATGACAACGGCATTAATCTCTTCGATACGGCAGAAGTCTATGCTGCTGGCAA GGCTGAGGTGGTGCTGGGGAACATCATCAAGAAGAAAGGGTGGAG ACGGTCCAGCCTGGTCATCACCACCAAAATCTTCTGGGGAGGAAA GGCTGAGACAGAGAGGGGCCTGTCCCGAAAACACATCATAGAAG GTCTGAAGGCATCATTGGAGCGGCTGCAGCTGGAGTACGTGGATGTGGTGTTTGCTAACCGGCCTGACCCCAACACGCCGATGGAAG AGACAGTGCGAGCCATGACCCATGTCATCAACCAGGGGATGGCCATGTACTGGGGGACCTCGCGCTGGAGCTCCATGGAGATCATG GAGGCGTACTCGGTGGCCCGGCAGTTCAACCTGATTCCACCGATCTGTGAGCAGGCCGAGTATCACATGTTTCAGCGGGAAAAGGTGGAGGTGCAGCTCCCTGAGCTCTTCCACAAGATAG GTGTTGGAGCCATGACCTGGTCCCCACTGGCCTGTGGCATTGTCTCGGGGAAGTACGATGGGGGCATCCCCCCCTACTCCCGTGCCTCGCTGAAG GGATACCAGTGGCTGAAGGACAAGATCCTGAGTGAAGAGGGCCGGCGGCAGCAGGCAaagctgaaggagctgcaggccATCGCTGAGCGCCTGGGCTGCACCCTGCCCCAGCTCGCCATCG cctggTGCCTGCGCAACGAGGGTGTCAGCTCCGTCTTACTGGGGGCCTCCAATGCCGACCAGCTGATGGAGAATATTGGAGCAATACAG GTCCTTCCAAAGCTGTCGTCTTCCATCGTCCACGAGATCGATAGCATCCTGGGCAACAAACCATACAGCAAGAAGGACTACAGATCCTAA